One Thermodesulforhabdaceae bacterium genomic region harbors:
- a CDS encoding sigma-54 dependent transcriptional regulator — MRSVPKILVVDDEEGMRDFLELMLVRKGYETTIVSNGKDAIEQLQSGDFDIVIADIRMEPISGIDVLKEAKRLNPETVVIMISAYASPETAVMAMQEGAYDYLPKPFDINEMYRVLEEAWEKKRSYRKSEGTIQPTTGDEIPVHFGLLVGESPEMLRVYSLIERVAKVDSNVLIMGESGTGKELVARAIHNLSNRRDRPFVAVNCGGVPESLIESELFGYRKGAFTGALHDRKGLVEAAQGGTLFLDEIGELSPGLQIRLLRLTQEKTIRRLGDNEDRSVDVRIISATHRNLEEMVVKGTFREDLYYRLNVIPIRLPALRERRSDIPLLAQYFLKRYNEKLGKNIQRVSSYAMDILKSYDFPGNVRELENIIERGVALEQTCIVLPESLTIASSRFRKAPNTASDFFIDLPNITPEGIDLDGLLERIEKYYLTQALSLSGGRKHKAAELLGVSFRSLRYRLAKYGMGRLDDDDRSPDSEE; from the coding sequence ATGCGCTCCGTGCCTAAGATTCTGGTTGTGGATGATGAAGAAGGCATGAGAGATTTCCTCGAACTTATGCTGGTTAGAAAGGGATACGAAACTACGATTGTGTCAAATGGTAAGGATGCTATAGAACAGCTTCAGTCGGGAGACTTCGATATTGTCATTGCTGACATAAGAATGGAGCCCATAAGTGGAATTGACGTCCTGAAGGAAGCCAAAAGATTGAATCCGGAGACGGTTGTTATCATGATTTCTGCTTACGCAAGCCCTGAAACTGCTGTAATGGCTATGCAGGAGGGAGCTTACGACTATCTCCCTAAACCTTTTGACATAAACGAAATGTATCGCGTTCTGGAAGAAGCGTGGGAAAAAAAGCGGTCATATCGAAAGAGCGAAGGAACAATTCAACCGACAACAGGGGATGAAATTCCTGTTCACTTTGGGCTTCTCGTGGGAGAAAGTCCTGAGATGCTTCGAGTGTATAGCCTTATCGAAAGGGTGGCCAAAGTTGACAGCAATGTGCTTATCATGGGTGAAAGCGGGACGGGGAAAGAACTCGTTGCGCGAGCAATTCACAATCTTAGTAATCGAAGGGATCGTCCTTTTGTGGCTGTAAATTGTGGAGGTGTTCCTGAATCGCTTATTGAAAGCGAACTTTTCGGCTACAGGAAAGGAGCCTTTACGGGAGCGTTACATGATCGTAAAGGACTTGTAGAAGCGGCCCAAGGGGGAACACTTTTTCTTGACGAAATTGGAGAGTTATCCCCCGGTTTACAGATACGATTGCTTAGGTTAACTCAGGAAAAAACTATTCGCCGTCTCGGTGATAACGAAGATCGTTCGGTTGATGTGCGGATTATTTCTGCAACTCACAGAAATCTTGAAGAAATGGTTGTTAAGGGAACATTTCGTGAAGATCTCTACTACCGCCTTAACGTAATCCCTATAAGATTGCCGGCTTTGCGAGAAAGGCGAAGCGATATTCCGCTACTGGCTCAGTATTTTCTCAAGCGTTACAACGAAAAACTAGGTAAGAACATTCAGCGTGTTTCCTCATACGCTATGGATATTTTGAAATCCTACGACTTTCCGGGTAATGTGCGAGAACTTGAAAATATTATAGAGCGGGGAGTCGCTCTAGAGCAAACATGCATAGTTCTTCCTGAGAGTCTTACAATTGCCAGTAGCCGTTTTAGAAAAGCTCCGAACACGGCTTCAGATTTCTTCATAGATCTTCCGAATATTACCCCGGAAGGTATCGATCTGGATGGATTGCTTGAAAGGATAGAAAAGTATTATCTTACCCAGGCTCTTTCCCTTTCAGGCGGACGTAAGCATAAAGCGGCAGAACTTTTGGGTGTGAGTTTTCGCTCGCTGCGGTATAGGCTTGCCAAGTATGGTATGGGTAGGCTTGATGACGATGACAGATCTCCAGATTCTGAGGAATAG
- a CDS encoding dihydroorotase, with the protein MSKGTVYLLGDAPKLSLIFQNVRLIDPAAGRDEQADVIVVEGVIKDILAPFSVRDVADSSITVLPCDGLWLVPGLVDMHVHLREPGEEYKETISSGTMAAVAGGFVAVACMPNTKPPNDHPTVTRFIVEKAQTEGACVVYPVGAITKGLAGEELTEMGVLFESGVVAFSDDGRPVMNAQIMRRAMEYSLIFSVPIISHCEDINLSAGGVMNEGVVSLRLGLRGIPKIAEEIMVLRDVELARWTGARLHVAHVSTKGSVEIIRRAKKEGLPVTAETAPHYFTLTEEAVQSFDSVFKVNPPLRTSEDVEAVIEGLSDGTIDAIATDHAPHSVLEKDVEFDSASFGMIGLETAIPLTLELTRKGLLSPLKAIAALSTNPSRILGLPYGSIDTGKPAFLTLIDPEYKWVVRAEEFFSLSRNCPFEGWNVQGRVEMTVVNGRMVFARTDGICETLVRSGHALRA; encoded by the coding sequence GTGTCTAAAGGAACTGTTTATTTGTTGGGTGATGCTCCAAAGCTCTCCCTGATTTTTCAAAATGTCAGATTGATTGATCCGGCAGCGGGGAGGGATGAACAGGCTGATGTAATTGTGGTCGAAGGCGTTATTAAGGATATTCTGGCTCCTTTCAGTGTCAGAGATGTTGCCGATAGCAGTATTACGGTCTTGCCCTGTGATGGTTTGTGGCTTGTGCCCGGGCTTGTGGATATGCATGTTCATCTACGAGAACCCGGGGAAGAGTATAAGGAGACGATATCTTCAGGGACTATGGCAGCCGTAGCAGGGGGATTTGTAGCTGTTGCCTGTATGCCAAACACCAAGCCCCCGAATGACCATCCTACGGTGACCAGGTTTATTGTGGAAAAGGCTCAAACTGAAGGTGCCTGTGTTGTATATCCCGTTGGAGCTATTACGAAAGGGCTTGCAGGTGAAGAACTGACAGAGATGGGGGTACTATTTGAATCTGGCGTGGTAGCTTTCTCCGACGACGGACGACCTGTTATGAATGCTCAGATAATGCGTCGCGCCATGGAATATTCTCTCATATTCTCTGTGCCTATAATAAGCCATTGCGAGGATATAAATCTTTCTGCTGGTGGAGTAATGAATGAGGGGGTTGTGTCACTTAGGCTAGGGCTGCGGGGCATTCCAAAGATTGCAGAAGAAATAATGGTTCTTCGAGACGTAGAACTTGCTAGATGGACTGGTGCAAGACTTCATGTGGCACACGTCAGCACAAAAGGATCCGTGGAGATAATCAGGCGGGCAAAGAAGGAAGGACTTCCTGTAACAGCAGAAACAGCTCCCCATTACTTTACTCTTACCGAAGAAGCCGTTCAGAGCTTTGACTCTGTTTTTAAGGTAAATCCTCCTTTACGCACTTCAGAAGATGTTGAAGCTGTAATTGAGGGGCTTTCTGATGGAACCATTGATGCTATTGCCACCGATCACGCCCCTCACAGTGTTTTGGAAAAGGATGTTGAGTTTGATTCAGCATCCTTTGGAATGATCGGTCTGGAAACAGCTATTCCATTAACCCTCGAACTAACTAGAAAGGGCTTACTCTCACCTCTGAAAGCCATTGCTGCGCTCTCCACAAATCCTTCTCGCATTCTAGGGCTTCCCTACGGGTCTATCGATACTGGAAAGCCCGCTTTTCTGACTCTAATCGATCCTGAATATAAGTGGGTTGTGCGAGCAGAAGAGTTTTTCTCTCTCTCCCGCAATTGCCCCTTTGAAGGGTGGAATGTTCAGGGAAGAGTTGAAATGACCGTTGTTAACGGCAGAATGGTTTTTGCTAGAACTGATGGAATTTGCGAGACTTTAGTGAGAAGCGGTCATGCGCTCCGTGCCTAA
- a CDS encoding aspartate carbamoyltransferase catalytic subunit, whose amino-acid sequence MGTYYGRKDLLGIEELSRDEIEHLLDLAKSLREINERAIKKVPTLRGKTVVSIFYEPSTRTKMSFEMAAKRLSADTYSISTTTSSMVKGETFLDTIKNLEAMKPDVFIIRHSQSGLPHRVASLTPVSVVNAGDGQHEHPSQALLDLLTVMDHRGSVEGLRLLIVGDILHSRVARSNIWAFTKMGAEVTLCGPPTLLPPGWAEKSFRDARVKVVYDLDEAIPNADVLMVLRLQRERQKLSFLPSLREYAVLYGVNAKRLERARKDLIVMHPGPINRGVELSPDVADGRWSVILDQVTNGVAVRMAILYILAQRGSDL is encoded by the coding sequence ATGGGAACCTATTACGGACGTAAAGACCTGTTGGGAATTGAGGAACTTTCTCGCGATGAGATTGAACACCTTTTGGATCTTGCAAAATCCCTGCGGGAAATTAACGAGCGAGCCATAAAGAAGGTTCCTACACTGCGTGGTAAGACTGTAGTGAGTATCTTTTACGAACCAAGCACTAGAACCAAAATGTCTTTTGAAATGGCAGCCAAACGCCTCAGTGCCGATACTTACAGTATTTCTACAACCACAAGCTCCATGGTTAAGGGTGAGACTTTTCTAGATACGATAAAAAATCTGGAAGCAATGAAACCGGATGTGTTTATTATCCGCCATTCCCAATCAGGGCTTCCTCATCGTGTTGCATCACTTACGCCAGTGTCGGTTGTGAACGCCGGCGATGGACAGCACGAGCATCCTTCGCAGGCTCTGCTTGATCTTCTTACAGTGATGGATCATCGTGGTAGCGTGGAAGGATTACGGCTCTTGATTGTAGGAGATATTCTGCATAGCCGAGTTGCCCGCTCGAATATATGGGCTTTTACCAAAATGGGAGCGGAGGTGACTCTTTGCGGTCCTCCCACTCTTCTTCCACCTGGCTGGGCTGAGAAGAGCTTTCGTGATGCTCGAGTAAAAGTAGTTTATGACCTTGATGAAGCTATCCCGAACGCCGATGTTCTTATGGTGCTTCGTCTTCAAAGAGAACGCCAGAAACTCAGCTTTTTGCCGTCTCTACGGGAATACGCTGTGCTTTACGGAGTTAACGCTAAAAGACTGGAAAGAGCGAGGAAAGATCTTATAGTTATGCACCCTGGTCCAATAAACCGTGGAGTGGAATTAAGTCCAGATGTGGCTGACGGAAGATGGTCGGTTATATTGGATCAGGTTACAAACGGTGTTGCTGTTAGAATGGCTATACTTTACATCCTTGCACAGCGAGGAAGTGATCTATAA
- the greA gene encoding transcription elongation factor GreA: protein MNGMVPITREGYERLKKELERLQREERPKVIRAIEEARSHGDLSENAEYEAAKEKQALIEAQISDITDKLSRCQIVEVCEDTNGKVVFGSTVVVEDLDTGSVESYCLVGPFEAQVEQGTISILSPIGKALLGKEVGDEVRVQTPKGLRTLEILEVRKPSF, encoded by the coding sequence ATGAACGGCATGGTGCCAATCACACGAGAGGGATATGAACGCCTTAAGAAGGAACTTGAGCGGCTTCAGAGGGAAGAGAGACCAAAAGTTATTCGTGCTATTGAAGAGGCTAGATCCCATGGGGATTTATCGGAAAATGCTGAATATGAGGCGGCAAAGGAGAAACAGGCTCTTATAGAAGCTCAAATAAGTGACATTACTGACAAACTGTCCCGATGCCAGATTGTTGAAGTCTGCGAGGACACGAATGGTAAGGTAGTCTTTGGATCGACCGTTGTTGTGGAAGATCTAGATACGGGATCGGTCGAGAGTTATTGTTTGGTCGGTCCTTTTGAAGCTCAGGTAGAGCAGGGCACTATTTCCATTTTGTCTCCCATTGGAAAGGCCCTTTTGGGTAAAGAAGTAGGGGATGAGGTTAGGGTTCAAACTCCCAAGGGCTTGCGAACTCTCGAGATTCTTGAAGTGCGAAAACCTAGTTTTTAA
- a CDS encoding TIGR01212 family radical SAM protein (This family includes YhcC from E. coli K-12, an uncharacterized radical SAM protein.), whose protein sequence is MTRTLPYRDYNSYLRELFGCRVHKITVDAGMTCPNRDGTKGFGGCIYCNVRGSGTGQWALGKSIRQQLEEAKPYLKKRFKAEKFLAYFQSFSNTYAPIERLKALYEEALSVEDVVGLTIGTRPDCVSPEVLDYLAQISNRYYVCLEYGLQSAHDSTLRLINRGHDVKTFVDALSETRKRNIPVCVHVIIGLPGESEDEMLDTARFLAKLDIQAVKIHLLYIVRGTVLEKWYQEGKYQCLSREDYVRIVSRFIAILPHNIVIQRLTGDPHPEELVAPQWALEKHKNLQAIIDYMNDHGLYQGKFTEQNIG, encoded by the coding sequence ATGACACGGACCCTTCCTTATAGAGATTATAACTCTTATCTTCGAGAGCTTTTTGGCTGTAGAGTTCACAAAATCACTGTGGATGCGGGCATGACCTGTCCCAATCGCGATGGAACAAAGGGTTTTGGCGGCTGCATTTACTGCAACGTTCGAGGCTCAGGAACAGGACAATGGGCTCTGGGTAAAAGCATCCGTCAGCAACTCGAAGAAGCCAAACCTTACCTTAAAAAGCGCTTTAAGGCAGAAAAATTTCTCGCCTATTTTCAATCCTTCTCAAACACCTATGCTCCCATAGAACGCTTGAAAGCTCTATACGAAGAAGCTCTTTCTGTAGAAGATGTAGTGGGACTTACTATCGGCACCAGACCAGATTGTGTCTCACCAGAAGTGCTCGACTACCTAGCTCAAATCTCTAACCGCTATTACGTGTGTCTCGAATACGGCTTACAATCTGCTCACGATTCTACTCTTCGTCTTATAAACCGAGGTCATGATGTTAAAACCTTTGTTGACGCTCTATCAGAAACCAGAAAACGCAATATTCCCGTTTGTGTTCACGTAATCATTGGACTTCCAGGAGAATCGGAAGATGAAATGCTTGATACGGCTCGCTTTCTGGCAAAGCTGGACATTCAAGCTGTAAAAATTCATCTTCTCTATATAGTCCGAGGCACTGTGCTTGAAAAGTGGTATCAGGAAGGCAAATACCAATGTCTATCCCGGGAAGATTACGTTCGTATTGTAAGCCGTTTCATTGCGATCCTCCCTCACAACATTGTTATACAACGCCTTACAGGGGACCCACATCCTGAAGAACTTGTTGCTCCCCAGTGGGCACTCGAAAAGCATAAAAACCTTCAAGCTATAATTGACTACATGAATGACCACGGACTTTATCAAGGGAAATTCACCGAGCAAAATATCGGGTAA
- the rsmA gene encoding 16S rRNA (adenine(1518)-N(6)/adenine(1519)-N(6))-dimethyltransferase RsmA, whose translation MFLTPREYLERFGRKASKSLGQHFLIQPKTAQRIVDALDISQNDIVVEIGPGLGALTRYLIEYPCRLHLVELDARLAEALKSLMPPSRAFVAWHIQDALDLSWERVIEDEKIRQIDKCPDRIKVVGNIPYNISSPLLFSLIASHKVIERAVLMVQREVGQRWTAVPGTKDYGIPTVILGSCAKAEKMFSVGHGQFVPPPKVESLVVRLWFFDVPKWEPLNYDFFRQFVSEVFRQRRKTIFNGLKNFISRYGIGSTDLILSCLEEMGISSSARPEELFPDVFVELAKRFAEKIEQSSFDSD comes from the coding sequence ATGTTTCTGACTCCCCGAGAATATCTTGAGCGATTTGGACGAAAGGCATCCAAAAGTTTGGGACAACACTTTCTTATCCAGCCTAAAACAGCTCAACGTATTGTTGATGCGCTAGATATATCCCAGAATGACATAGTGGTGGAGATAGGTCCCGGTTTAGGAGCACTTACCAGATATCTCATCGAATATCCCTGTCGGCTTCATCTCGTTGAACTGGACGCCAGGCTGGCTGAGGCTCTGAAAAGCCTTATGCCGCCATCCAGAGCGTTTGTTGCGTGGCATATTCAAGACGCATTGGATTTATCATGGGAGAGAGTCATTGAAGATGAAAAGATTCGACAGATTGATAAATGCCCGGATCGAATAAAAGTAGTTGGAAATATCCCTTATAACATTAGTTCCCCACTTCTCTTTAGCTTGATAGCTTCTCACAAGGTTATTGAACGAGCTGTTCTCATGGTTCAAAGAGAGGTTGGGCAACGGTGGACGGCAGTCCCTGGCACCAAAGATTACGGCATTCCCACGGTGATTCTCGGAAGTTGCGCTAAAGCCGAAAAGATGTTTTCTGTAGGACACGGACAGTTTGTCCCACCACCTAAGGTGGAATCTCTTGTGGTGCGACTGTGGTTTTTTGACGTTCCTAAATGGGAGCCTCTGAATTATGATTTTTTCCGCCAGTTTGTGTCAGAAGTGTTTCGGCAGAGAAGAAAAACTATATTTAATGGGCTTAAGAATTTTATTTCCAGGTATGGTATTGGCTCAACTGACCTGATATTATCCTGTCTGGAGGAGATGGGAATTTCTTCTTCAGCACGCCCGGAGGAACTCTTCCCTGATGTTTTTGTGGAGTTGGCAAAACGTTTTGCGGAGAAAATAGAACAATCATCATTTGATAGCGATTAA
- the tsaD gene encoding tRNA (adenosine(37)-N6)-threonylcarbamoyltransferase complex transferase subunit TsaD, producing the protein MIILGIESSCDETAAAVVERGRIVRSQVVASQISVHSPYGGVVPELASRRHVEAIIPVIDQAVRESGCTFDDIDAIGVTCGPGLVGSLLVGIAAAKAIAYALNKPLIPVNHLEGHICAAFLEGEPLDEPFVCLVVSGGHTALYFVRPGVAPELLGTTLDDAAGEAFDKVAKLLGLGYPGGVVIDRLSENGSPQAFHFPRSFLGKDSLDFSFSGIKTAVVNFVRKFGSPTDSEKGTLAYRIEDVVASFQEAVVDVLVEKTTMAADRQGVSQVAVVGGVAANRRLRERFRERAVEKGWKLRLPPLSLCTDNAVMIAAAAYEVWKRQGFSRNHVFTLDALSRWY; encoded by the coding sequence ATGATCATTCTTGGTATTGAGTCGTCCTGCGATGAAACTGCAGCAGCGGTTGTAGAAAGGGGACGCATTGTAAGGTCACAGGTGGTCGCCAGTCAGATCAGTGTTCACAGTCCCTACGGTGGAGTCGTTCCAGAACTCGCATCAAGAAGGCATGTGGAAGCTATTATCCCGGTTATTGATCAGGCCGTGCGTGAATCCGGTTGCACCTTTGATGATATTGATGCTATCGGAGTGACATGTGGTCCTGGCCTTGTGGGATCTCTCCTTGTTGGCATAGCCGCTGCGAAAGCTATCGCCTATGCCCTGAACAAGCCCTTGATCCCCGTAAACCACCTGGAAGGACATATCTGTGCAGCTTTTCTTGAAGGAGAACCGCTCGATGAACCATTCGTCTGTCTGGTAGTTTCAGGTGGGCACACGGCTTTATACTTTGTTCGCCCGGGAGTTGCCCCCGAGCTTCTTGGAACCACTCTGGACGACGCAGCAGGAGAAGCTTTTGACAAGGTGGCTAAACTCCTTGGATTGGGTTATCCCGGTGGCGTCGTCATCGATCGACTCTCGGAAAACGGTAGTCCTCAGGCTTTTCATTTTCCTCGATCCTTCCTCGGGAAAGACTCCCTTGACTTTAGCTTTAGTGGCATCAAGACCGCTGTGGTGAACTTCGTGAGAAAATTTGGAAGTCCGACGGACTCTGAAAAAGGAACGCTGGCTTATCGAATTGAAGATGTGGTGGCGAGTTTCCAGGAAGCGGTTGTGGATGTTTTGGTAGAAAAAACCACAATGGCTGCGGATCGGCAGGGAGTAAGCCAGGTTGCGGTTGTAGGTGGAGTTGCAGCTAATAGAAGACTTCGTGAGCGTTTCCGTGAAAGAGCCGTCGAAAAGGGGTGGAAACTTCGCCTTCCGCCCCTTTCTCTGTGCACAGATAATGCTGTTATGATTGCAGCGGCGGCTTATGAAGTCTGGAAACGCCAGGGGTTTTCCCGGAATCATGTCTTTACCTTAGATGCTCTTTCCAGATGGTATTAG
- the fbp gene encoding class 1 fructose-bisphosphatase: MGDSRGLGITVTEHLLREQRETPYATGAFTQLLNELIVAAKIIHREVSKAGLVDIYGSTGAENVYGEQVQKLDEFANRTIIRRVIHTGHIAAIASEEDADIVEVPPQYPTGPYILMIDPLDGSSNIDVNASIGTIFAIRRRLKSSGPVTLDEILRPGSEQVAAGYFIYGSSTMMVYTTGKGVHGFTLNPALGEFLLSHRNITIPKRGKIYSVNEGNYHYWSEAVRRYVDSLKEKDPARSKPYTTRYIGTLVGDFHRNLLKGGIFMYPSDTKDPKKPRGKLRLLFEAAPLAMVVEQAGGAASDGKRRILDIEPETLHDRVPLFIGSPEDVAEAERFLNEGENV, from the coding sequence ATGGGCGACAGCAGAGGTCTTGGGATTACGGTTACCGAGCATCTTCTTCGAGAACAGAGGGAGACGCCCTATGCAACCGGCGCCTTTACTCAGCTTCTCAACGAACTAATCGTGGCAGCAAAAATTATTCATCGGGAAGTAAGTAAAGCCGGTCTTGTGGATATATACGGCTCTACAGGGGCAGAGAATGTATATGGAGAGCAGGTTCAGAAGCTTGACGAATTTGCCAATCGAACGATTATCCGGCGGGTTATCCATACGGGGCACATTGCAGCTATTGCTTCTGAGGAAGATGCTGATATTGTAGAAGTTCCGCCCCAGTATCCCACAGGTCCATACATTTTAATGATTGACCCACTCGATGGATCATCCAACATTGATGTTAATGCCAGTATAGGCACGATCTTTGCCATCCGCCGACGTCTAAAAAGTAGCGGTCCCGTAACCCTTGATGAAATTCTTAGGCCTGGATCAGAACAGGTAGCGGCAGGATATTTTATTTACGGCTCCAGCACCATGATGGTTTATACAACCGGTAAAGGGGTCCATGGTTTTACATTAAACCCGGCTCTGGGAGAATTCCTGCTCAGCCACCGAAACATAACAATTCCGAAACGTGGCAAAATTTATAGTGTAAACGAAGGAAATTACCATTACTGGAGCGAAGCTGTAAGGCGCTATGTGGATTCTCTAAAGGAAAAAGACCCCGCTAGGAGTAAACCTTATACAACTCGCTACATCGGCACTTTAGTCGGAGATTTTCATAGAAATCTCCTTAAAGGCGGAATTTTTATGTATCCGTCAGATACGAAGGACCCGAAAAAACCCAGAGGCAAACTCCGGTTGCTTTTCGAAGCTGCGCCACTTGCCATGGTAGTCGAACAGGCTGGAGGCGCCGCATCTGACGGAAAACGGCGAATACTGGATATTGAACCGGAAACCTTGCATGATCGAGTGCCTCTCTTTATAGGAAGTCCTGAGGATGTGGCTGAAGCCGAGCGATTTTTGAATGAAGGTGAGAACGTATGA
- the moaA gene encoding GTP 3',8-cyclase MoaA: protein MSTTCLETLNQRTSAKTDSRGRVVDYLRLAVTDRCNLCCIYCMPPEGIPKLIHKDILSYEELLRLATIARSLGISKIRITGGEPLVRKGIVDFVRRLVDITNPGEVTMTTNGVLLADLAKDLFQAGIKRINISLDTLKPERFREITRRDAFYDVIRGIEKAMEVGFQPVKLNVVVMKGINDDEVEDLARLTIKEPFHVRFIEFMPFGGDEWEKRFLPADEIIDRIKSLGEIEPTVSLRSNGPARYMRIKGGAGKIGIISPMTHHFCNSCNRLRITPKGNLRTCLFSKEETDLRGLLRDGVSDGEIAKVILDALRNKPANRAFDVELLRKCITRPMSKIGG, encoded by the coding sequence ATGTCCACAACATGTCTTGAGACCCTTAATCAAAGAACTTCTGCCAAAACAGATAGCCGCGGTAGAGTCGTAGATTATCTACGACTTGCAGTAACAGACAGATGTAACCTTTGTTGCATCTATTGCATGCCCCCCGAAGGTATCCCAAAGCTCATCCATAAAGATATTCTCTCATACGAAGAACTTTTAAGGCTCGCAACAATTGCCAGATCGTTGGGCATTTCCAAGATTCGCATTACCGGTGGGGAGCCTCTAGTCCGCAAGGGTATCGTCGATTTTGTGCGTCGCCTTGTAGATATAACCAATCCTGGCGAAGTAACAATGACCACCAACGGAGTGCTCCTTGCTGATCTGGCTAAAGATCTATTTCAAGCTGGTATTAAGCGAATCAACATAAGTCTGGATACTCTCAAACCAGAAAGATTTCGGGAAATCACTCGCCGTGACGCCTTTTATGACGTCATTCGAGGCATCGAAAAGGCAATGGAAGTCGGATTCCAGCCCGTAAAATTGAATGTTGTGGTTATGAAAGGGATAAACGATGACGAAGTGGAAGATCTGGCTAGATTAACCATAAAAGAACCCTTTCATGTTCGATTTATAGAATTCATGCCTTTCGGCGGGGATGAATGGGAAAAACGGTTTCTTCCTGCAGACGAAATTATCGATCGAATCAAATCGCTCGGGGAGATCGAACCCACTGTAAGCCTTAGAAGTAACGGTCCTGCACGGTATATGCGTATAAAAGGCGGGGCTGGAAAGATCGGGATCATAAGCCCCATGACCCACCATTTCTGCAACTCCTGCAATAGACTCAGAATAACACCAAAAGGAAATCTACGAACCTGCCTGTTCAGCAAAGAAGAAACCGATCTCAGAGGACTCCTTCGAGATGGAGTATCTGATGGGGAAATAGCGAAGGTTATACTTGATGCCCTGCGTAATAAACCGGCAAATCGTGCCTTTGATGTCGAATTACTAAGAAAATGCATCACCAGACCCATGTCAAAAATTGGAGGATAA